In Aedes albopictus strain Foshan chromosome 3, AalbF5, whole genome shotgun sequence, the following are encoded in one genomic region:
- the LOC115268680 gene encoding sperm-associated antigen 7: MDLLGSILGSMDKPPSRDKKEKELIEKQKKELEQLRSKERDELNRFRKYAEERLGRLIKDGNRPYMEFQPLDKVHRSVVHDIAEIGGLAAMSFGVEGVDRYIVVYKKEHLPSEDELAARKNGDPWNKQTAEEYAEKRKQQKLLDQERQKQPLDEKKVSAPVTNYKDKYVHLIGQDAALEAAKKTETNKSYGYVPSENKRDLRSIEQTMADIQAKKKLKIQHQVASDEPPTDEGGSSEQLT; the protein is encoded by the exons ATGGATCTTCTTGGTTCTATACTGGGATCGATGGACAAGCCCCCGTCTCGGGACAAGAAAGAAAAGGAACTAATCGAAA AGCAAAAGAAGGAGCTGGAACAGCTTCGAAGCAAGGAACGTGACGAGTTGAACCGTTTCCGCAAGTACGCCGAGGAGCGTCTGGGTCGACTCATAAAGGACGGCAACCGGCCGTATATGGAATTTCAACCGTTGGACAAGGTTCACCGTTCGGTCGT GCACGACATAGCTGAAATCGGAGGTCTGGCTGCAATGAGCTTTGGCGTTGAAGGAGTCGATCGGTACATAGTGGTTTATAAGAAGGAACATTTACCCTCGGAAGATGAACTGGCAGCGCGTAAGAACGGAGATCCCTGGAACAAGCAAACGGCCGAAGAGTACGCCGAAAAACGCAAACAGCAAAAACTGCTGGACCAGGAGCGCCAAAAGCAACCGTTGGACGAGAAGAAAGTCAGTGCCCCGGTTACTAACTACAAGGACAAGTACGTCCATCTCATCGGGCAGGACGCTGCCTTGGAGGCGGCAAAGAAAACGGAAACGAACAAAAGCTACGGTTATG TTCCCAGCGAGAATAAACGCGACCTGCGCTCGATCGAACAAACCATGGCCGATATCCAGGCAAAGAAGAAGCTCAAAATCCAACATCAAGTAGCGAGCGATGAACCGCCAACCGACGAAGGCGGTTCGTCCGAGCAGCTGACTTGA
- the LOC109401316 gene encoding GRIP and coiled-coil domain-containing protein 1: protein MERHQDLEAIINSQKEQLSRYEKRLKDVVTAYKGLLKEKTALESSLAAFTGNASPEKQQQVSPASTKDEGDGEALREQVATLMNSLATLTAEKGRMEASFKNDRKQLREVIAEKEAAVRDLEDQVKALNYTIKTDLENCKTKLKHDREEECNSQLVMICELQKQLLDERHLNETLEMQLRDLKIQFNQKHSDKRVSELPQASDLARQSSEQLESSKKENAALSTLLQQFQGEIENLKRQHAAAIRNEQRRVLIAEDRSKALEEVHEERVANLEARLAELSEVVGTYDRLRQHDQESISKLKDKLSKLSLDKGSSSTRRLSQESNVERIVEEISYLKNLLQAENEKLENPLDLSSLFSIQPIVEEIVSYPDNELESYRDLQRNYDQVVKDNEVLKANIQIHKNNTKTLQEKIKVLNKNIDDLEVEFKNKHIEHNNVLKGEKIRTQELISALESDFKSKLSQLELQLKKQRERSLQLLEEKEEEIKSLRTSFDILMHDTSGSQQSNTDPNNPSESIDSLPVALSKKISALNSVFKTEPNSNPETHHILHYAHELARKEIEITALRTAKNNAETALRQALHDKVSSQEELHDRIAYLEEQIDRWERCKSREGANLEYLKNVVLSFLISQDADGKKHMINAIAAVLKFSTAEMAAIQGLDVAKR, encoded by the exons ATGGAACGACATCAGGATTTAGAAGCGATAATCAACTCCCAAAAGGAGCAACTTTCGCGGTACGAGAAACGCCTGAAAG ATGTTGTCACTGCATACAAGGGTCTGCTGAAGGAAAAAACCGCACTCGAGTCTAGTTTGGCTGCTTTTACTGGAAATGCATCACCGGAAAAACAGCAGCAGGTTTCCCCTGCTTCGACGAAAGATGAGGGTGATGGGGAAGCTCTTCGGGAGCAGGTGGCGACGTTGATGAATTCTCTGGCTACTCTCACGGCGGAGAAGGGCCGGATGGAAGCGTCTTTCAAGAACGATCGGAAGCAGTTGAGGGAAGTGATCGCAGAGAAGGAAGCTGCTGTTCGCGATCTGGAGGACCAGGTGAAGGCATTGAACTATACGATCAAGACGGACCTGGAAAATTGCAAGACCAAGCTGAAGCACGATCGAGAGGAAGAATGTAACAGCCAGCTGGTGATGATCTGCGAGCTGCAGAAACAACTGTTGGACGAGAGGCACCTAAACGAAACGCTGGAGATGCAGCTGCGGGATTTGAAGATCCAGTTCAATCAGAAACATTCCGACAAGCGGGTTAGCGAGCTGCCTCAGGCTTCGGATTTGGCCAGGCAAAGCTCCGAACAGTTGGAGAGCTCGAAGAAGGAGAATGCTGCGCTGTCGACGTTGCTGCAGCAGTTCCAGGGAGAAATAGAGAACTTGAAACGGCAGCATGCGGCGGCTATTCGAAACGAACAGCGACGGGTGCTGATCGCGGAGGATCGGAGCAAAGCGTTGGAAGAG GTCCACGAGGAGCGAGTGGCCAATCTGGAGGCACGTTTGGCCGAACTTAGCGAGGTAGTTGGAACGTACGATCGCTTACGGCAACACGACCAAGAAAGTATTTCCAAACTGAAGGATAAGCTATCGAAGCTAAGTTTGGACAAAGGATCATCGTCCACGAGACGCTTGAGCCAGGAGAGCAATGTGGaaagaatcgttgaagaaattagCTACCTGAAGAACTTGCTTCAGGCGGAAAACGAAAAACTAGAGAACCCACTGGATTTATCGTCGCTGTTTTCGATTCAGCCAATTGTTGAGGAAATTGTAAGCTACCCGGACAACGAATTAGAGAGTTATAGGGATTTGCAGCGAAACTATGATCAGGTGGTGAAGGATAATGAAGTTCTGAAAGCGAATAtccaaatacacaaaaataacacCAAAACCTTGCAGGAAAAGATAAAGGTTTTGAACAAGAATATCGACGACCTGGAGGTGGAGTTCAAGAACAAGCACATTGAGCATAACAATGTCTTGAAGGGAGAGAAGATCCGAACGCAGGAGTTGATCAGTGCTCTTGAGTCGGACTTCAAGTCCAAACTATCGCAGCTGGAACTGCAACTCAAAAAGCAAAGAGAACGATCGCTTCAGCTTCTCGAAGAGAAGGAAGAGGAAATCAAGTCCCTCCGGACGTCGTTCGATATTTTGATGCACGAcaccagtggttctcaacagtcCAACACCGATCCCAACAACCCATCGGAGTCCATCGATAGTTTACCGGTGGCTCTCTCAAAAAAGATCAGCGCCCTCAACTCGGTGTTCAAAACGGAGCCCAACTCCAACCCGGAGACGCATCACATTCTGCACTACGCCCACGAACTAGCTCGCAAGGAGATCGAAATCACCGCCCTGCGGACGGCGAAGAACAACGCTGAAACGGCACTCCGACAGGCCCTGCACGACAAGGTCTCCTCCCAGGAGGAACTGCACGATCGGATTGCCTACCTGGAGGAGCAGATTGACCGCTGGGAGCGGTGTAAGTCGCGCGAAGGCGCCAATCTGGAGTACCTGAAGAATGTGGTGCTCAGCTTCCTGATATCGCAGGATGCCGATGGGAAGAAACACATGATCAATGCCATCGCCGCGGTGTTGAAGTTCAGCACGGCGGAGATGGCCGCGATCCAAGGATTGGACGTCGCCAAACGATAG